The Collimonas fungivorans Ter331 genome has a segment encoding these proteins:
- a CDS encoding ABC transporter permease has protein sequence MTMARLANQPWRVGNVALPSLKLHNPVHLLLVIVAIVAATNLPLLTYAPNRLLSGQGILLSQLAARYWLLALPALPLLAAPWLRPCRLTYIVLLIAAAALSGGLLALAGHEAQLRSGEADSLARISFGGAFWLLLLTAWLQLAEALRGLTLSLPARVALILLASAPLAALLASGYLDSLSLLKEYQNHQDAFNLALLRHLQLVLFSVLPAVLLGALLGALSFRSRRARKLLFPVLNVIQTIPSIALFGLLIGPLALLGSLFPQSGIGGVGLPPALLALTLYSLLPMAHGTLAGLEQVPADVREAASGIGMSPWQIFFHVELPLALPVFLASVRVTTVQAIGLAVVAALIGAGGFGVLMFQGMSSSALDLVLLGVIPVILLAIGVDTLFKVAIAIFRRKIHD, from the coding sequence ATGACCATGGCGCGTCTGGCCAACCAGCCATGGCGCGTGGGCAACGTCGCGCTGCCGTCACTCAAGCTGCATAACCCGGTGCACCTGCTGCTGGTGATTGTCGCGATCGTCGCCGCCACCAACCTGCCTTTGCTGACCTACGCCCCCAATCGGCTGCTCAGCGGCCAGGGCATCTTGCTCAGCCAGCTTGCCGCGCGCTACTGGCTGCTGGCGCTGCCGGCCCTGCCGCTGCTGGCGGCGCCTTGGCTGCGGCCCTGCCGCCTTACCTATATTGTCCTGCTCATTGCAGCGGCGGCGCTCAGCGGCGGCCTGCTGGCTCTGGCCGGGCATGAAGCCCAGCTGCGCAGCGGCGAGGCGGATTCCCTGGCGCGCATCTCGTTCGGCGGCGCTTTCTGGCTGTTGCTGCTGACCGCCTGGCTGCAACTGGCGGAGGCGTTGCGCGGCCTCACCCTCAGCCTGCCGGCGCGGGTAGCGCTGATATTGCTTGCGTCAGCGCCGCTCGCGGCGCTGCTCGCTTCGGGTTACCTGGATAGCCTGTCGCTGCTAAAGGAATACCAGAATCACCAGGACGCATTCAACCTGGCGCTGCTGCGCCACCTGCAGCTGGTGCTGTTTTCGGTATTGCCCGCGGTGCTGCTCGGCGCCCTGCTTGGCGCCCTGTCTTTCCGCAGCCGGCGGGCGCGCAAGCTGCTGTTCCCGGTGCTTAACGTCATCCAGACCATCCCCTCGATTGCCCTGTTCGGCTTGCTGATCGGCCCGCTGGCGCTGCTGGGCAGCCTGTTTCCGCAATCAGGCATCGGCGGCGTCGGCCTGCCGCCGGCGTTGCTGGCGCTGACCTTGTATTCGCTGCTGCCGATGGCGCACGGCACCTTGGCCGGGCTGGAGCAGGTGCCGGCCGACGTGCGCGAAGCCGCCAGCGGCATCGGCATGTCGCCCTGGCAGATATTTTTCCATGTCGAACTGCCGTTGGCGTTGCCGGTGTTCCTGGCCAGCGTCCGCGTCACTACCGTGCAGGCGATCGGGCTGGCGGTGGTGGCGGCGCTGATCGGCGCCGGCGGTTTCGGCGTCCTCATGTTCCAGGGCATGTCGAGCAGCGCGCTGGACCTGGTGCTGCTGGGCGTGATCCCGGTGATCCTGCTGGCCATCGGGGTCGATACGCTATTCAAGGTAGCGATCGCTATCTTCAGGAGAAAAATCCATGATTGA
- the osmF gene encoding glycine betaine ABC transporter substrate-binding protein OsmF — protein MSLYTRLLGAALATTLVATLFSPMAQAAEPVRVGSKIDTEGALLGNLIQLVLEANGIKTVNRLQLGTTKVVRGALISGELDIYPEYTGNGAFFFSDEKNPAWKNAEAGYQLVKKLDLDKNKLTWLTPSPANNTWLIAVHKDVAQANKLKTLTDLGRWISQGGHFKLAASAEFIERPDALPAFENTYGFKLKQDQLLTLAGGDTAATIKAAAEQTSGVNAAMVYGTDGALAALGLVALDDVKSVQPVYAPTAVIRSEVLAKYPKIAGLLKPVFLSLDSPTLQKLNAGIAIEGRDARKIAGDYLRSKGFIK, from the coding sequence ATGAGTCTTTACACTCGCCTGCTGGGCGCCGCCTTGGCCACCACCTTGGTCGCTACCCTGTTTTCGCCCATGGCCCAGGCCGCCGAACCGGTCCGGGTCGGTTCCAAGATCGATACCGAAGGCGCGCTGCTGGGCAACCTGATCCAGCTGGTGCTGGAAGCCAACGGCATCAAGACCGTCAACCGCCTGCAGCTGGGCACCACCAAGGTAGTGCGCGGCGCGCTGATCTCGGGCGAGCTCGACATCTATCCTGAATACACCGGCAACGGCGCTTTTTTCTTTTCCGATGAAAAAAACCCGGCCTGGAAAAATGCCGAAGCCGGTTACCAGCTGGTGAAAAAGCTCGACCTCGATAAAAACAAGCTGACATGGCTGACGCCGTCCCCCGCCAACAACACCTGGCTGATCGCGGTGCACAAGGATGTGGCGCAGGCCAACAAGCTCAAGACGCTGACCGACCTCGGCCGCTGGATCAGCCAGGGCGGACATTTCAAGCTGGCGGCTTCGGCGGAATTCATCGAGCGCCCGGACGCCTTGCCGGCTTTTGAAAACACCTACGGATTCAAGTTGAAACAGGACCAGCTACTGACCCTGGCGGGCGGCGATACGGCGGCCACGATCAAGGCCGCCGCGGAACAGACTTCCGGCGTCAACGCCGCGATGGTGTACGGCACCGACGGCGCACTGGCGGCGCTGGGGCTGGTGGCGCTGGACGATGTCAAGTCGGTGCAGCCGGTCTATGCGCCGACCGCGGTGATCCGCAGCGAGGTGCTGGCGAAATATCCCAAGATCGCCGGTCTGCTGAAGCCGGTGTTCCTGTCGCTGGATAGTCCGACGCTGCAAAAACTCAACGCCGGCATCGCCATCGAAGGACGCGACGCCCGCAAGATAGCCGGCGATTACCTGCGCAGCAAAGGTTTTATTAAATGA
- a CDS encoding phospholipase D-like domain-containing protein → MASVTDQSQLLSVTAHIGDCKTLLAFNLLQPESSKDLAGFTIRCQPDGLPPYYLCNTLQFESPGAHAQDPAEPPNSTVNAPIHKFRWLHVPGSVHQGLTPFFGKYTYTVIPRYFDGKQSLLALDETLGVSVSAYVGPFAKNKFKLGFTRGYTQSQAFTHHFGINALIRPDTRELLFDTAQVSGVNDAGEQYTFADEYAWLGLTARERIFEFLDEVLQDPAQYLDVFAYDLNEPDLCKILLELGRQGRVRIILDNAALHHSAAKPMPEDEFEAQFRAIATSPADILRGHFKRYAHDKVFVSFNKDSALKVLTGSTNFSVTGLYVNSNHVMVFDDPSVAAEYGQLFETVWQGGVKLGAYLQSPFSSATFSIPDGISPQTDITFAPHTAEFVTENLGDIAARIQQEQTKPGGNGSVLFAVMAIDNGTSPVYAALKDLHADSNVFSYGISDSNTGISLYAPGKKTGVLVTGKPGKSILPPPFDQVRSISGVGHQIHHKFVVCSFNGDNPVVFCGSSNLALGGEQANGDNLLAIHDGDVATVFAIEAVGLVDHFQFLNRMAASAPAAMKGQISASKQQAALAVGWFLSTSDRWALPYFDPNDSHFTDRVLFAS, encoded by the coding sequence ATGGCGTCTGTCACGGATCAATCCCAGTTGCTGTCGGTCACCGCCCATATCGGCGACTGCAAGACCCTGCTGGCGTTCAACCTGCTGCAGCCTGAAAGCAGCAAGGATCTGGCGGGTTTCACGATCCGCTGCCAGCCCGACGGCCTGCCTCCCTACTACCTGTGCAACACGCTGCAGTTTGAAAGTCCGGGCGCGCATGCCCAGGATCCGGCCGAACCGCCGAACTCGACGGTGAATGCACCGATACACAAGTTTCGCTGGCTGCATGTGCCTGGCTCCGTCCATCAGGGGCTCACGCCGTTTTTCGGTAAATACACCTATACGGTGATCCCACGCTATTTTGACGGCAAGCAGTCGTTGCTTGCCCTCGACGAGACGCTGGGCGTGTCGGTCAGCGCGTATGTCGGGCCGTTTGCCAAAAACAAGTTCAAGCTCGGGTTTACCCGCGGTTATACGCAGTCTCAGGCGTTTACCCACCATTTTGGCATCAACGCGCTGATCCGGCCCGATACCAGGGAACTGTTGTTCGATACAGCGCAAGTATCGGGCGTCAACGACGCCGGCGAGCAGTATACCTTTGCCGACGAATACGCCTGGCTCGGGCTGACTGCAAGAGAGCGGATTTTCGAGTTCCTGGACGAGGTGCTGCAGGATCCGGCGCAATATCTGGACGTGTTTGCCTACGACCTGAATGAACCCGACCTATGCAAGATCCTGCTGGAACTGGGCAGGCAAGGCCGGGTAAGGATCATCCTGGACAACGCGGCCCTGCATCACTCGGCCGCAAAACCGATGCCCGAGGATGAATTCGAGGCGCAGTTCAGGGCGATTGCCACCAGCCCTGCCGACATCCTGCGCGGCCATTTCAAGCGCTACGCACACGACAAGGTGTTCGTTTCCTTCAACAAGGATAGCGCGCTGAAGGTGCTGACCGGCTCGACCAATTTTTCCGTCACCGGCCTGTACGTCAATTCCAACCATGTCATGGTCTTCGACGATCCCAGCGTCGCCGCGGAATACGGGCAATTGTTCGAGACCGTCTGGCAAGGCGGCGTCAAGCTCGGTGCCTACCTGCAATCGCCGTTTTCCTCGGCCACTTTCTCGATCCCCGATGGAATTTCGCCGCAAACCGACATCACTTTCGCGCCTCACACAGCCGAGTTTGTCACCGAGAACCTGGGCGACATCGCTGCCCGCATCCAGCAAGAACAAACCAAGCCCGGCGGCAACGGCAGTGTGCTGTTCGCCGTGATGGCGATCGACAACGGCACTAGTCCGGTCTATGCCGCCCTGAAGGATTTGCATGCCGACAGCAATGTCTTCAGCTATGGCATTTCAGACAGCAATACCGGCATTTCCCTGTACGCGCCGGGCAAGAAAACCGGCGTGCTGGTGACCGGAAAGCCGGGCAAATCGATACTGCCTCCGCCATTTGACCAGGTCCGTTCCATCAGCGGCGTCGGCCACCAGATCCATCATAAGTTTGTCGTATGCAGCTTCAATGGCGACAATCCGGTTGTGTTCTGCGGCTCGTCCAACCTTGCCCTGGGCGGGGAACAGGCGAACGGCGACAACTTGCTGGCGATCCACGACGGCGACGTTGCAACCGTATTCGCCATCGAAGCGGTAGGGCTGGTCGACCATTTCCAGTTCCTGAACCGGATGGCGGCCAGCGCGCCGGCGGCGATGAAAGGGCAGATTTCAGCGTCGAAACAACAAGCCGCGCTTGCCGTCGGCTGGTTCCTGTCCACCAGCGACCGCTGGGCCCTGCCCTATTTCGATCCCAACGACTCCCACTTTACCGATCGCGTATTGTTTGCTTCATGA
- a CDS encoding porin, whose protein sequence is MKTSATCISLRASPRISRIAPAALLALASSASHAQVASTSVTLYGFIDSSLRYQQTKAGNSLSVVDGAELGWAGSRWGLIGSEDLGGGVKAIFNLENGFSLDNGQLNQGGRLFGRTAYVGLSNSFGELTLGRQYNALYYAGSWLSDPTYVSSWSPSGNHQLNYAWDNAVVYTGRYSDFIGRLSYAAGEQAGTQHGSMQAASLMYNGRPFGAAIAYGGINGSGQTTFTAGGYYEIGPVTAQLVHYHTRNEPYTGTRSLITNGVGVIYVPVPAWELTAAYWRTTADGAVDNKFLAVARYSLSKRTKLYVEADTDRNPQSGRLSGGQAGMQYSF, encoded by the coding sequence ATGAAAACATCCGCTACCTGCATTTCTCTGCGTGCTTCTCCCCGGATTTCGCGCATCGCCCCTGCCGCCTTGCTGGCGCTTGCCTCCAGCGCCTCCCATGCACAGGTCGCCAGCACCAGCGTGACCCTGTACGGTTTCATCGACAGCAGCCTGCGCTACCAGCAAACCAAGGCCGGCAACAGCTTGTCGGTGGTGGACGGCGCTGAACTGGGCTGGGCCGGCAGCCGCTGGGGACTGATCGGCAGCGAAGACCTGGGCGGCGGCGTGAAGGCCATTTTCAACCTGGAAAACGGATTTTCGCTAGACAACGGGCAATTGAACCAAGGCGGCCGCCTGTTCGGTCGTACCGCCTATGTCGGCTTGAGCAACAGCTTCGGCGAGCTGACCCTCGGCCGCCAGTACAACGCGCTCTATTACGCCGGCTCGTGGCTGAGCGACCCGACCTACGTATCGAGCTGGTCGCCGTCGGGCAACCATCAGCTCAATTACGCCTGGGACAATGCGGTCGTCTATACCGGCCGTTACTCCGATTTCATCGGCCGCCTCAGTTATGCCGCCGGCGAACAGGCCGGCACCCAGCACGGCAGCATGCAGGCCGCCAGCCTGATGTACAACGGCCGTCCGTTCGGCGCGGCGATTGCCTACGGCGGCATCAACGGCAGCGGCCAGACCACGTTTACCGCGGGCGGCTATTACGAGATCGGCCCGGTCACGGCGCAGTTGGTGCATTACCACACCAGGAACGAACCCTACACCGGCACCCGCAGCCTGATCACCAACGGCGTCGGCGTCATTTATGTCCCGGTTCCGGCCTGGGAACTGACCGCCGCCTATTGGCGCACCACCGCCGACGGCGCCGTAGACAACAAATTCCTGGCGGTGGCGCGCTACAGCCTGTCCAAGCGCACCAAGCTGTACGTTGAAGCCGATACCGACCGCAATCCCCAGAGCGGCCGGCTGAGCGGCGGCCAGGCTGGCATGCAGTATTCATTCTGA
- a CDS encoding DUF2726 domain-containing protein, whose product MLKALGLIILGLIVLAVIAALASKKGRTENAKAGYQYKSKALLTANEREMYWKLIDALPGYVVLAQVALSSCIDAKKQGGAFNTISAKSLDFVICNGSLDVLAGIEIDDRSHATAAAQKRDARKNSAMEAAGIQLIRWPAVPLPSVEEIKKIFPPVPLSVPEKSATEIIQEKKIKLLEQQLFSMARKLENIPQASKAAGA is encoded by the coding sequence ATGCTAAAGGCATTGGGTTTAATCATTCTCGGTTTGATCGTCTTGGCTGTCATTGCTGCCCTGGCGAGCAAAAAAGGCAGGACGGAAAACGCAAAGGCCGGCTACCAGTACAAAAGCAAGGCGCTGCTGACGGCAAACGAACGGGAAATGTACTGGAAACTGATCGATGCCCTTCCGGGTTATGTGGTCCTGGCCCAGGTAGCGCTTTCGAGCTGCATCGATGCAAAAAAACAGGGCGGCGCGTTCAACACGATCAGTGCGAAAAGCCTGGATTTCGTCATCTGCAATGGATCGCTGGACGTCCTTGCGGGCATTGAAATCGATGACAGATCCCACGCCACCGCAGCGGCGCAAAAACGCGACGCCAGAAAAAACAGCGCCATGGAAGCCGCGGGCATACAACTGATCCGCTGGCCGGCTGTTCCCCTACCCTCGGTCGAAGAAATCAAGAAAATATTCCCGCCTGTCCCACTCTCCGTCCCGGAAAAATCCGCAACCGAAATCATTCAGGAAAAAAAGATCAAGCTCCTCGAGCAGCAATTGTTCAGCATGGCGCGGAAACTGGAGAACATTCCCCAGGCCAGCAAAGCCGCAGGCGCCTGA
- a CDS encoding YeeE/YedE family protein: protein MLIITSLLAGLVFGLGLIVSGMANPAKVLGFLDLGGAWDPSLAFVMAGAIALGLAAFSFAKRRTRSLIGAEMKLPAARHIDRSLLIGSAVFGAGWGMAGICPGPALVDLGMGETKALVFVAAMLAGMAVFEIAEKRRRATRSPH from the coding sequence ATGCTCATCATCACATCGTTGCTTGCCGGCCTGGTGTTCGGGCTGGGACTGATCGTATCCGGCATGGCGAATCCGGCCAAAGTGCTTGGTTTCCTGGATCTCGGCGGCGCCTGGGACCCGTCGCTGGCGTTCGTGATGGCCGGCGCCATTGCGCTGGGGCTGGCGGCATTCTCTTTTGCAAAACGCAGAACCAGGTCTTTGATCGGCGCCGAGATGAAACTGCCCGCCGCACGCCATATCGATCGCAGCCTGCTGATCGGCAGCGCCGTGTTTGGCGCAGGCTGGGGGATGGCGGGCATTTGCCCGGGACCGGCCCTGGTTGATCTCGGCATGGGCGAGACGAAAGCGCTGGTGTTTGTAGCGGCGATGCTGGCAGGCATGGCGGTGTTCGAGATTGCCGAGAAGCGCCGGCGCGCGACCAGATCGCCGCATTGA
- a CDS encoding YeeE/YedE family protein — MSIDWSAFTPWPALLGGLLIGLAAAMFVLLNGRIAGISGILGGLLQPARGDVGWRAAFLLGLIGSPLAYAWFATLPAVQIDAGFGALIAAGLLVGIGTRYGSGCTSGHGVCGLSRLSPRSLAATVVFMGCGFVIVYGIRHLFAA; from the coding sequence ATGTCTATCGACTGGAGCGCATTTACCCCATGGCCAGCGTTGCTTGGCGGCCTGCTGATCGGCCTGGCCGCGGCCATGTTCGTACTGTTGAATGGCCGTATAGCGGGAATCAGCGGCATCCTGGGCGGTTTGCTGCAGCCGGCGCGAGGAGATGTCGGCTGGCGCGCCGCCTTCTTGCTAGGGCTGATCGGCTCTCCGCTGGCCTATGCCTGGTTTGCAACGTTGCCCGCCGTGCAGATTGACGCCGGCTTCGGCGCCTTGATTGCGGCCGGGCTGCTGGTCGGCATCGGCACCCGTTATGGTTCCGGCTGCACCAGCGGCCACGGCGTCTGCGGCTTGTCGCGCCTGTCGCCGCGTTCGCTGGCGGCCACCGTCGTTTTCATGGGCTGCGGTTTTGTTATTGTCTACGGGATACGCCACCTGTTCGCCGCCTAA
- a CDS encoding fatty acid desaturase: MYFLPHDPKFHFLGQPELLTAAVAPAEEKTPAAAWLARLELPTWGLIALIYGGWLATVLHWRELDPWLGTPVLIALSAWYMSLQHELIHGHPTRHAGFNALFGQLPLAVWYPYAVYRDSHLAHHRDEKILTLPGADPETYYVSLQSGRPLGRALRRFRNTSGGRLLAGPALAWSQTVRSAWRQRNRKTIVTWGWHLALLAALLVFLHGAGISPWYYLFAVAYPALSLTMVRSFYEHRAVEATQGRSVINEAAWPWRLLFLNLNYHLVHHLHPGLPWFHLRQAYLAERETYLERSDGFVERGYLPLLWRHRGTPVIADIHPFA; this comes from the coding sequence ATGTACTTTTTACCTCACGACCCCAAATTCCATTTCCTTGGTCAACCTGAGCTGTTGACCGCGGCTGTAGCCCCAGCGGAAGAAAAGACGCCGGCCGCGGCATGGCTGGCGCGCCTGGAATTGCCTACCTGGGGACTGATCGCCCTGATCTACGGCGGCTGGCTGGCCACCGTGCTGCATTGGCGCGAACTGGACCCGTGGCTCGGCACCCCTGTGCTGATCGCACTGAGCGCCTGGTACATGTCGCTGCAGCACGAGCTGATACACGGCCATCCGACCCGCCACGCCGGTTTCAACGCCCTGTTCGGCCAGTTGCCGCTGGCAGTGTGGTATCCGTACGCGGTATATCGCGACAGCCACCTTGCCCATCATCGCGATGAAAAGATACTGACGCTGCCTGGCGCCGATCCGGAAACCTATTACGTGTCGCTGCAGAGCGGCAGGCCGCTGGGAAGGGCCTTGCGCCGTTTCCGCAATACCTCCGGCGGCCGCCTGCTGGCCGGGCCGGCACTGGCATGGTCGCAGACCGTCCGCAGCGCATGGCGGCAGCGCAACCGGAAAACCATTGTTACCTGGGGCTGGCACCTGGCGCTGCTGGCGGCGCTGCTGGTATTCCTGCACGGCGCCGGAATATCCCCCTGGTACTACCTGTTCGCGGTCGCTTATCCCGCCCTCAGCCTGACCATGGTGCGTTCTTTCTACGAACACCGGGCGGTCGAAGCCACACAGGGACGTTCGGTAATCAACGAGGCAGCATGGCCATGGCGCCTGCTGTTCCTGAATTTGAATTACCATCTTGTACATCACCTGCACCCCGGACTGCCATGGTTCCACCTACGACAAGCCTATCTGGCCGAACGCGAGACCTACCTGGAACGCAGCGACGGCTTCGTCGAGCGCGGCTACCTGCCGCTGCTGTGGCGCCATCGCGGCACACCGGTGATTGCCGATATCCATCCCTTTGCCTGA
- a CDS encoding phosphate/phosphite/phosphonate ABC transporter substrate-binding protein, translating into MRCALPMYPFPAGSLDEFWSGLRRYLQLEGVDDVPHRLGQPQDLLKHWQEPDLLLSQTCGYPVSTVLHGKVQVVGAFHFDVPGCEQANYSSSLWVRQEDAAKPLQAFKDAVAACNERHSQSGYHALRSAVAPFTAGGRFFSKVVFSGSHRQSARLVASGQADIAALDCVSAYFLSRQEPEIFSRLAAIGFTAPMPGLPLITSSATAPATLAALRQALAASVEAQELENARGAMRISGFSSLDAQDYRICALKAEQNRTDGLADW; encoded by the coding sequence ATGAGATGTGCGTTGCCGATGTACCCGTTTCCGGCCGGCAGCCTGGATGAATTCTGGAGCGGGCTGCGCCGCTACCTGCAACTCGAAGGCGTGGACGATGTTCCCCATCGGCTCGGCCAGCCGCAAGACCTTCTAAAGCACTGGCAGGAGCCGGACCTGTTGTTGAGCCAGACCTGCGGTTATCCGGTATCGACGGTTTTACACGGCAAGGTGCAGGTGGTAGGCGCCTTTCATTTCGACGTGCCCGGCTGCGAGCAGGCAAATTACAGCAGCAGCCTGTGGGTGCGACAAGAGGATGCGGCAAAACCATTGCAGGCATTTAAAGACGCCGTTGCCGCCTGCAACGAGCGCCACTCGCAATCCGGTTATCACGCGCTGCGCAGCGCGGTTGCGCCATTCACCGCCGGCGGCAGGTTTTTCTCGAAGGTGGTGTTCAGCGGCTCCCATCGGCAGTCGGCGCGGCTGGTCGCTAGCGGCCAGGCCGACATCGCCGCGCTCGATTGCGTCAGCGCCTATTTCCTGAGCCGCCAGGAGCCCGAGATATTCTCCCGCCTGGCCGCCATCGGCTTCACTGCGCCTATGCCCGGCCTGCCGCTGATTACCTCGTCGGCTACAGCGCCAGCCACGCTGGCGGCGCTGCGCCAGGCCCTGGCGGCCAGCGTCGAGGCGCAGGAACTGGAAAACGCGCGCGGCGCCATGCGCATCAGCGGCTTTTCCAGCCTGGATGCGCAGGATTACCGCATCTGCGCATTGAAGGCCGAACAGAACCGGACCGACGGCCTGGCTGACTGGTAG
- a CDS encoding ABC transporter ATP-binding protein has translation MIEISEVRKSFNGWPAVSELSLTIKNGEFVVLIGTSGSGKSTLLKLLNRLLEPDSGSIRLHGKPVVEHSPEQLRRRIGYAIQSVGLFPHWTVEQNISAVPVLLKWPKAKIHDRVSELLELLHLSPEKFRHRYPDQLSGGQQQRVGVARALAADPDVLLMDEPFGALDPVTRASLQQELANIHKLSGKTIVLVTHDIDEALALGQRIVLMDHGRIVQQGTPRDFLLTPENEFVREFVGQSDVGIRLLGLDKIAGRVRGEPPIPGEPIRSSSTLREALSAFITRKAHSLPVVDEQGQAAGVLHFSDLLEAPR, from the coding sequence ATGATTGAAATCAGCGAAGTCCGCAAATCGTTCAACGGCTGGCCAGCGGTCAGCGAGCTGTCCCTGACCATCAAGAACGGTGAATTCGTGGTGCTGATCGGCACTTCCGGCTCCGGCAAGTCGACCTTGCTGAAACTGTTGAACCGCTTGCTGGAACCGGACAGCGGCAGCATCAGGCTGCACGGCAAGCCGGTGGTCGAGCACTCGCCGGAGCAATTGCGGCGCCGTATCGGTTATGCGATCCAGTCGGTCGGGCTGTTTCCGCACTGGACCGTGGAGCAGAACATCAGCGCCGTCCCGGTCCTGCTGAAATGGCCGAAGGCAAAGATCCACGACCGCGTCAGCGAACTGCTGGAACTGCTGCACCTGTCCCCCGAAAAATTCCGCCATCGTTATCCCGACCAGCTGTCCGGCGGCCAGCAGCAACGGGTAGGCGTGGCGCGTGCGCTGGCGGCCGATCCCGACGTGCTGCTGATGGATGAACCGTTCGGCGCGCTCGATCCGGTGACCCGCGCCAGCCTGCAGCAGGAGCTGGCCAATATCCACAAGCTGTCCGGCAAGACCATCGTGCTGGTGACCCACGACATCGACGAAGCCCTGGCGCTAGGCCAACGGATTGTGCTGATGGACCATGGCCGCATCGTGCAGCAAGGCACGCCGCGCGATTTCCTGCTGACTCCCGAAAACGAGTTTGTGCGCGAATTTGTCGGCCAGAGCGATGTCGGCATCCGCCTGCTCGGGCTGGACAAGATCGCCGGCCGGGTACGCGGCGAGCCCCCGATTCCCGGCGAACCGATCCGTAGCAGCAGCACGCTGCGCGAAGCCTTGTCCGCCTTCATCACGCGCAAGGCGCACAGCCTGCCGGTGGTCGACGAACAAGGCCAGGCTGCCGGCGTGCTGCATTTCTCCGACCTGCTCGAGGCGCCGCGATGA
- a CDS encoding ABC transporter permease encodes MNRLQRHRWLAVSSLLLLAFTFGMPLTAPLFAAVFPQLARPMYMQDAFTTLVLAHLSIVLLSGAIAVVGGVAAGLLVTRPAGRPFRSSLETVLAISQSFPPVAVLAVAVPLIGFGETPALIALVMYGVLPVAQGAMSGLSSISPAILEIARGIGMNRWQILYRVELPLAAPVILAGVRTSVVINIGTAAIASTVGAKTLGLPIIVGLSGFNTAYVIQGALLVALLAIVADQLFDLLSQRWTPQAGLHGGGSA; translated from the coding sequence ATGAACCGGCTCCAGCGCCATCGCTGGCTCGCCGTCAGCAGCCTGTTGCTGCTGGCTTTTACCTTCGGCATGCCGCTGACGGCGCCCCTGTTTGCCGCCGTTTTCCCGCAGCTGGCCCGCCCTATGTACATGCAAGATGCATTCACCACGCTGGTGCTGGCGCATTTGAGCATCGTGCTGCTGTCGGGCGCGATTGCGGTGGTGGGCGGCGTGGCGGCGGGCCTGCTGGTGACCAGACCGGCAGGCCGGCCGTTCCGCTCTTCCCTGGAAACGGTGCTGGCGATCAGCCAGTCGTTTCCTCCGGTGGCGGTGCTGGCGGTGGCAGTGCCGCTGATCGGTTTCGGCGAAACCCCGGCCCTGATCGCGCTGGTCATGTACGGCGTGCTGCCGGTGGCGCAAGGCGCGATGAGCGGCTTGTCCTCGATCTCGCCGGCCATCCTGGAAATTGCGCGCGGCATCGGCATGAACCGCTGGCAGATCCTGTACCGGGTCGAACTGCCGCTGGCGGCGCCGGTCATACTGGCCGGCGTGCGCACTTCGGTGGTGATCAATATCGGCACGGCGGCGATTGCATCCACCGTCGGCGCCAAGACGCTGGGACTGCCGATCATCGTCGGCCTGAGCGGCTTCAATACCGCCTATGTGATCCAGGGTGCGTTGCTGGTTGCGCTGCTGGCCATCGTGGCCGACCAGCTGTTTGACCTGCTGTCGCAGCGCTGGACGCCGCAGGCAGGTTTGCATGGCGGAGGCAGTGCATGA